In the Engraulis encrasicolus isolate BLACKSEA-1 unplaced genomic scaffold, IST_EnEncr_1.0 scaffold_305_np1212, whole genome shotgun sequence genome, tagcctaggcctatgtctTTTATCCTTGAATGAAATTGGCTGCAGCAGCCTATAAGACTGTTTTTCAGTGTCTGTGGGCCAACATGGACATGATTTAGTCGCGGTTACGGCTACAGTGATGTTTTCTTTGTTGTTGGTGTTCACCCATAGACCTAGTTTTCACACTTTCGCTTCGATGTGTGTTCCAAGTTAATAGCCTAGGCAAGgccgtaggcctacctgtattttCACTTcaaactttttattattatttttttttaaaaaaagcaagtTTGCTCAACCACTATCCCGAAAAGGTAACAATCATCACATGAGTGTGATAATAGCAGAAACGGTCTATTCTCTATTACTGTAGACTAGAGCGTCTTTTGAATGAGAGGTGACAGCTTGCTCCGAGGACgcgcttggcataatcacagcaAAGACTCCAGCTCTATTTTAATGGATAATGTGTTGCCAGCGCCGGAAAATGACACACAGCGATATCTagaaaaatataattattttacTTTCGGATGGAGTGCAATGTAGCTGGCCTTCGCTCACATTAATCATTCATACACCAAATTTAGGCTACGGACCGCGATGACACAAATGACAAGCAGATTTTCTCAATATTATAAGATACAGCAAATCTCTTTTGTGCGCAGTCTGGAGAAACGTCTGTGggaacatggcggccgttgaacGTGACCGACTGCCAGTGTTTTCGAGGTCTGTGAGGAAACTTATTTTTCCCAAGGAGGAGGGGCGTCAGCGACCTACGAGTCTACGGGTACTCTCTGAGGACGGGAGGTTGGATAGCAAAGGGGCGGGGTCGTCCGGccaaagtccggacagctggtcaccctactcgtgcatctcgctctctccctcctctcctattgCTTGCTGTGatcagcctctctccctctccctcctgctcgCATTCGGATCGATTCTGACTCTTGCCCTGTCTATGGCCCCCGCACTGCCCACCTAGAGACTAGTCACGTTTGGACAGACGTTGGCTACTTACTGCCATGTGGGGTTACCAGTGTACATAAGTGGAGTTGGCTACTCCTTTGGTTGCACTAGAGTGCTCCCAGTTTGCTGTGTCTTCCTCTGCTCAGTTTGTAGTGAAATTCGTGCAGTGCTTTGAACTTAAACGTGTGCTGTGATCAGTAGCCACCCACTTGTGTCTGTGCTCAAACCAACCCCACTGGTTAATCCATTTCCCTGTTCCTCCAGCTGGCAGTTGCATCGAAGAAGAGGGGGTCGTGACAGAGGAGCGTGCACATGCAGTCAACTGGACTTTGGGCTGCCGCTGGTCTGTCTACCCCACCCTGAGGCATGGGCCCACACTGGACTGAGGACATGAACTTTGAGTGGTACAGTGGGCCCGTGCGCATTGACAGAACTTTTAGCTTCCTCTCCTCCAAAAAGACTTTTAGTGGTAGGCtatttaattaataaaatataaCTTGTGAACTCATTCGTTGTCCTGGTGTGTCTGTGGTGTACAGTTTGTTCCTCGGGGTATTTGGTATCAAACGGGGTGCCGCTTGGAAACGCGCATTCCCTACCTGtgacacatacactgtacattaaATATGTAACAAGGAAGATTACACAGTAGGTCACTTCCAGGTGTATATGATCACAGAAACACAGTCATGCGCACCTTTTAAAACCGCCACAGTAACAGGTCTACTTGCACTTGATTTTTCAAAgtttctttggttttctccttTGCAAGAGTAATTTCCAGTCAATGACCAAGAAGCGCTGAAGTTGTACTCCTGAGAAGGCCTGTATTGGAAGGGTATAATCTCTATTCCATTACGATACCAGCCGTAGTTCCATTTACTGTTTCCCCCATCTTCTATATGGCATTTCAGGGAGACTGTTTCACCCTTAAAAAACTCGGTCCAATTCAACCTCAGGGTAGAAACAGCTCTTGGTCTTTCTGCAGAATGAAAATGAGGTAATTTATACAGTTACAAAGAAATAAGAGTGAAGTATAACCATAATTTGTTACCATAAAGCACAGGACATTTTGTAAGTCAAACAATCAATTGACGTAAGTTTGTGGACATAAATGTGTACAGTTAGAATTCCACATTCTTTAAATGTTGTTTTCAAAGGTAAACTAACCTGTGACATTTAGCAGCACCTCAttgctgtactgtgtgtagtAAACTGGGTATCCTCTCCCAGCTCTGCACCAGTACTGCCCTCCATCAGACAATTTAGCAGAGCTGATGCTGTAGGAGTTTAGGAAAGTCTGGGCCACAGGAGTATTGGTCTGGGTGTCTTTGTACCAGTAGAACTCCAATCCAGAGCGAATTCCCAGTTTACACGTCAGAGTGACAGAGTCTCCGGTGAATAGCTGTGACTTCGTAAATGTAAGTTGGGGCTTTGATTCTGGAACGATGAGAACATGTGATTTCAGTCCAAAGCCTCACCACACACAGATCATATTGGTCTCAGGAAGAAACGTAGCTCAGACAACGATTTTGGCAAGCACAATTAATATGATATCGGcagttaaatattaaaaagggtTCACAGTGCCACACACTGCTTCAAGCCATATAATGATCCATGCTGACctgttacataggcctatgtagcctactacATAAAAAGCAGTCTATGTACATaaaatctctcaatctctctgcctctctctctctctctctctctctctgagtgtttgtatttgtgtgtttgtgtgtgtgtgtgtgtgtgtgtgtgtgtgtgtgtgtgtgtgtctgtgtgtgtgtgtgtgtgtgtgtgtgagatcactTTAGACTTTAAAAAAGCTTTTATTACAGAATTCAGCTGAGTGTGATTGTGATTACCTTTTACATCAAGGGTAATGCTACTGCTCCTTTGTGATGTTTTGGGTCGTTGTCTCCTCTTCCCCTGACACCAGTACTGGCCCTCATCAGACTCAGCAGCACTTGTAATGGTGAATGTGTTTCCCTCAGACACTGGGACTCTGCTGGACCCCTTATACCACTGATATGTCCAGCCACCAAGAGACTCTATCACACACGTCATAGTGACTGTCTCTCCAGTGAACACAGGACCCTCAGGCTTTACAGACACTGTAGGTGTTGGAAGGTCTGCagaggagatgggggaagatTAAAAGAGAATCAATGTTTGTGTCCATTGTTGTATTAAAATTGTGtttttgaccaaaattatactGAAAAATATAGCTACAAGCAGCAATTCGGGGCCGAGCAGAAAACCCACAAGTCGCCACCAGGCAGACGGCCAGAGGCACGCACAGTGAATTtacacaagcagaaatgtacctccaAATTTGATGCGTGACCCCTTTTGCTAACTGCAGTACCCCCTAATGGCCAGCTCTgccggtggcgctagagggttcggGGTGAGGGCCTACATTTTTTATGAGTACTCAGCAGACTGtgaagaatgtgtttgtgtgtgtgacttgctctgcaagcccgcttactTCCAAATCATCCATTAAACGGTTAATACTTtaacaaaataatcaaaatctaaatattgtatattgtatatgtcTTGATTTGTAAGTAGGCTTCCATACAATGGATTGTGATAACATAGTGTATTGCACCTCATAAACTTTACAccttaattattattatcatgtaggcctatatataaaccAGGTAAAATCAAATTCTTCACCTTGTACTGTCAGGTAAGTAGTTTTGCTGTAACCTGTTGATTTTCCGCTCTGCCTCCTTCCAAGGCATGCATAGTGTCCTCCATTAGACTCATAAGCACTGCCTATATTGTACGTGTTTATATCTGATTTTCCGAGTGACCTGAGGTAATCTGATGACCTGCGCTTATATCCCCACCCATATGTCCAGCCACCTGATGACTCTATGACACATGTCACAGTGACTGCTTCTCCAGGGTACACCGGGTTCACTGGGATCTTCAATGTAGGTACAGGCATAGCTAAGGGGTGAAGGGAAGACATCAAACCAAGCCGTTTCAGAATGATGAAACATATCAAATAGATAAAGTTACCATTGCCAATACCTGTTACTGTGACAGATGTGGGTTTGCTGTGTTGGGATTTGTGTGGTCTACTGCTTCTGCGTCCTTCACATGTGAACTGGTGCTGCCCAATTTGATCAGGTAGAGAGATGCTGCTGCTTTGATATCGTACTAAATCAATATAAGAAGAGTCTCTATACCAGTAATACTTATCCCAGTCTGTGTGCTCTGCTATGTCACATCTGAGAGTGACTTGATCTCCAGGGTAGTATGGACCCTGAGGAGACACTACAGACACTGTAGCTGTGGGCAGAGCTGTGGAGAGAAAAGAGCAGATGCACATTTACTGATTTCAGCCAGAGAACTCATTTAGCCATTTATTTCATGGAAATAACTGTATTACTTGTACTACACACAATAAAGGTGTTACTTCTACTACACACAATATGTCATACAGTATTACTACATGACACTAAGCTACATTTACTACTACATCACTACATCACACAGCAttaatcagataggcctactgcaatttGACACATCTCAGCAAACATGCAAGAAAGAcacaaaaagtgaaagtgaagagtGAGCTACCTCTGACATTGAGATTTATTTCCCTGCTGGTACGTGTTGATGTggatctgtctctcctctccccttgacACCAGTATTTGCCCTTATGAGATTCATCAGCAGTGATAGCGTATGTGTTGTCAGACTCACTTAATCGAATGTTCTGGTCTTTATACCACTTATACTTCCAGATATCCTCATTCTCTATGCCACACTGCAGATTAACTGTCTCTCCAGCGAAAACAATGCTGTCTGGCTCTACATACAGTGCAGGGGTTGGCAGAGCTATGGGAATAAACAGATAATGGGAGTATAGATTACTTAACAATGATACAACAGCAGCTCATTTATCTCCCACCAATTCATCATCACATTAAGGTCAAAACGGTGTTTTACCTGTTGCACTGATAGTGGAAGAGCCACTTTGCTGAGATTGCAGTGGTCGTTTCTTTCTATGTCCTTCACATGTGTACTGACCAGCATCATTAGGAAGAGATATGGTGATGGTCTTGCTGTTCTTATTGGGCACTTGATTATCACCTTTGTACCATATGTACTGAGACCAGTCCTGGTGCTCAGCTATGTCACACCCCAGAGTGACTGTCTCTCCAGGGTAGTATGGGGACTGAGGGGACAGTATCACCACTTCAGCTGCGGGAAAGGCTGTTGACATAAAGGGACCATTACTTTACAGCAGTAACCATACTGTATTTACTGCACCTTTGGTGATAAAGTAGTCTATTCGATGAACACCCTAATCATGACTGCCCAATTTACAGATGGTTACTGGAAGAAATGTATAAAACACATATAAAGGCAATGGATATTTCAATTGATTAAAAAGATGATGTGATTTCAGCATCAACAGTATGATTATAAATCATATGTCATTGTTCAGCCATTGTCATCATCATGTCTTACAGTGGTAATTATATCctcgaaacgcggagcgtcggggatgtaatggttttgcgtgcgccgccgccgccgccgcgtaaggtctttcgtgttaacgcgataacttttgaacggatgtttggatttgtcccagattttttgggtgaatgctctagggcaggttcatgaactgattcgagtttggagttcaacactttcaagatggctgaattcaagatggccgaatttttgtttggcccataacttctgactgggtggatggatttctcccagatttggtgtgttaatgctctagggtaggttcatgaacttattcgagtttggaggccaacagtttcaaaatggcggaatttttatttggcccataacttctgactgggtggattgatttgcccggtactaccttattttaacagttcatcactttcagtgaatctaccatattaggtacagtgtaacaatatttaatactagtgtaataccagtgtaacaatatgcaataccaggtacagtgtaataaccagtgtacaatatttaataccatgtaatactagtgtaataccagtgtaacaatatgcaataccatgtaataccacttacacaaaaatatatGATGTAATACAAAATTGGTaaatggtgttacactggtataacatggtattaaatattgttacaatggttattacactgtacctaatgtggtatattcactataatagtgaaccattaaaacagtgttatttgccccattttttgcttcattttcacaatagtcatttggtttcaAGCATATGcgcgtcattgatctatgtatagatattaaatatatttctttaatattttgtatttatgataaggtggacgggagtggtaggaatgatgggggactggaagcgttgcgtttcggggatataccttaagcagtcgaaggcgactgcacaggcagtctagttaaatCTGCAGTAAACAGTCTGCAGTCTTGGGTGATACAATGGATATATAGTTATCTCTCACAAATTCATCATCACAATAAAGTCTGTATTTTACCTGTACTACTGATAGTGACAGCGCCACTTTGCAGAGAGTATGTTGATCGATCATTCACATGTGTACTGGCCAGCTTCACTAGGAAGAGAGATGGTGATAGTCTTTCTGTTCTTCCTATTCATCAGGTTATTGTCTTTGTACCATCTAGTAAACTGTGATCGGTCCTGATACCCAGCTATGGCACATCTAAGAGTGACTGTCTCTCCAGAGTAGTAGGGGGACTGAGGGGACACTATCACCTCAGCTGTGGGGAGAGCTGTGGATATAAGTGACATGAGACACCAGTGTATTTTAAAATGCCACCTACATACGCTGTTAATGTTCATTTTGTGGAAACGTATCAGATAAACACCATAATCATTAGTGCCAAATGGATAGACAGGCACTATTACTAGATGTTTGGGGAGTTGTGGAAGATGTCTATACTATACACATGTACatatactagggatgcaaattatcgattaattcattaatcattagttgatagccttatcgatcgacttacgattaattgataagtggcatTTCCCCctcaaaatctcaatgtttctcaaaaaaaaaactactaaataaaaaaaaaaatattttttttttgataaaataccacattcaaatgattctatttcaattctttaatacaTAGGTGATTTAAATActcccactattcacacacacccctcttcacgtgcccatttcacctgggtctcttgtcagttgaattgtcgattaattgcgattaatgttttttaatcgattaacgcattgatcgattaaagttgattaatcgattaatcgtttgcatccctaacatatacagtaaatataaagacAATGGTTAATTTGTATTTCTACTGGTCAAAAACATGATCTGATTTGACCATAccatactgtaatatactgtatgacaAAACAATCTAGTCTCTTTTTAGTAACTAACTCCCCAGTATACTCGACTCTTGGGGCTCTACAGTCACTGTAGATATAAAGCCATTGATTTATCACAAAAAATGTATCATCACCATTAAGCCTACTGTATTTTACCTGTAGTACTGATAGTGGCAGGGCCACTTCTCAGGGAGTATGTTGGTCGATCACTTATGCGGCCGTCACATGTGTACTGGCCAGCttcattaggaagagagatggtgATAGTCTTGCTGTTCCTATTCGATATCAGGTTATTGTCTTTGTACCATCTAGTAAACTGTGATCGGTCCTGGTACTCAGCTATGGCACATCTAAGAGTGACTGTCTCTCCAGAGTAGTAGGGGGACTGAGGGGACACTATCACCTCAGCTGTGGGGAGAGCTGTGGATATAAGTGACATGAGACACCATTATGCTACAAAACCAACCACATTTGCTGTAAATGTTAATTTGGTGGGAAATGATCAGATAAACACCTTTATCGTTAAAGGGGTACGCAACTatgttggggcttaatacagttgaaatcgttggtcagggtttataaaggtggtaaagtgtcttatttttcatgtaagccgttgtcttgcttcaagacaagttaaaagagaaagcatgtcgctaagctagtgaaagtcaatgcatccgtgtagcatgctacatgctacagtgatccattgactttcactagcttagctacatactccctcttttaacttgtcttgaagcaagacaaaggcttacatgaaaaataagacactttaccacctttataaacctcagccaatgattttaactatagttgcatacccctttaatgccaaATGGATAGATAGACTATATTACTAGCTGTAAGAAGAGTTGCGATCATAGAAGTAATATGCATATATACATAGAGTAGGTCTACCTATAAATGCAATTATTAATTTCCATTTCTACCAGTCAAAAACATGATATCAGTCTAACACATTATTGCACAgtaatatacataggcctatgtatgtatgaaaaatgtatgacaagcactttgagtgctcgaaggagtggaaaggcactatataaatgcagccCATTTACCATTTACAAGAAAACAATCTCATAGTCTCTTTTTAGTGACTAACTCCCTTGTATACAGTCACTGTAGATACAAAACCGTTGATTTATCATAAACAAATGTATCATCACCACTAAGCCTACTGTAATTTACCTGTGGTACTGATGGTGGCAGGGCCACTTTGATGAGAGTATATTTGACGATCACTTATACGGCCGTCACATGTGTACTGGCCAGCttcattaggaagagagatggagatagtcTCGCTGTTCTTATTGGGTATCACGTTATTGCTATTGTACCATCTGTAATGTGACCTGTCCTGGTACCCAGCTATGGCACACCTAAGAGTGACTGTGTCTCCAGGGTAGAAGGGGGACCGAGGGGACACAACAACCACCTCAGCTGTGGGGAGAGCTGTGGACATAAGTGACATGAGACACCATTATGCTACAAAACCAACCACATTTGCTGTAAATGTACATTTGGTGgcaaagtagggctgcacgattatgggaaaaaatcataatcacgattaatttggtcaaaatcgtaatcatgattattgattttttgcagatttttttgaaaattataacaagatgaaatacaaCCAAggatgaattatatacgggatgagcaaaatagaatgaattgtaataataatgtaaaggcaatagcatgaaacttaggtggacagatttctggccagaaacaccagcctgtcagtatgtcctggcttcaaggacgctctcaaaggtaggttaCTATTGCCACGATAAAATCACGAtcgaaatcacgacttcgatttcataATTCttttcacgattttcgattattttcgattaattgtgcagccctatggcAAAGTATCAGATACAAACTCTAATCGTTAGTGCAAGATGGGTAGACAGATACTATCTGTTTGGGGAGTTGTGTAAGAAATCTATATACAGTgtacacatgtagcctacatgtacagtAATTATAAAGACAATGGTTAATTTGTATTTCTACTAGTCAAAAACAtgatctgtttttaacatattactgtactgtaatatactgtatgacaAAAACGCAATCTATCTCATAATCTCTTTTTAGTAAATACCTCCCCGGTAAACTGGACTTTTGGGGCTCTACAgtcactgtatatacagtagatgTTGATTTATCTCACAACAATTTATCATAACAATAAAGTCTGCTGTATTTTACCTGTAGCACTGATAGGGGCAGGGCCACTTCGGTGAGAGCATGTTGTTTGATCATTTAAGCAACCTGCACATGTGTACTGGCCAGCttcattaggaagagagatggtgATAGTCTTGTTGTTCTTATTATGTATCTGGTTATTGCCATtgtaccatatgtaatgtgaccGGTCCTGATACCCTGCTACGTCACATGTCAGAGTGACTTTCTCTCCAGGGTAGAAGGGGGACTGAGGGAACACTACCACCACCTCAGCTGTGGGGAGAGCTGTTGAATATAAATGATAAGAGACAACATTATATTTCACATCAGCTCTTACACAACTGTTCATATCCTGTAGCATCCACATTGTCATGAGATACACAGAAAGCAGAAATCACTGCATAACAGGCATTCGCACATAATACAGTAATCAGACTGTACTCACCTTTAACAGTAATACTGAGAGGGTCACTGATGAGGGAATTATTTGGTCTATTTTCGCTACGTCCCTGACATTTAAACTGATACACACCAGCATTATTAGGGAGAGAGTTGGTGATGGTCTGAATGGTCTCATCAGGAATGTTGTCATTATTTTTGTACCAGTTATATGTCTCCCAGGAGGCCTGAGAGGTCCCTCCTATGTCACACCTGAGAGTGACTTGATCTCCAGGGTAGTATGGACCCTGAGGAGGCCCTACAGACACTGCAGCTTTGGGAGGATCTGTGCAGGAAAATATCGTGTGAGAAAATTTAgcaaaatatttttaatatttatgCTACTATCAttatgtcagaatcgtcacaataagACATAACTGGAAATCCACAACAATATCTCTTcttaatatatgttctatgtatgtctgctgttgtagtcttgcactttatatgtctgtaagggtattgtatactgtctatgtctaattgtctatgtccacacctacaccacaccacaccacacaaagtctatgtctatgtctgcatgggaaagtaagaaatgtaatttcaattctttgtatgaccagtgcatgtaaagaaattgacaataaaaccgacttgacttgacttgatatacagtaggcctatatactataGGCCCCTATGTATTTGTATAAGCCTAATGTGAAATATGTAAATATGTAGTGTACATTGCATGTATAATAAATATGTAATGTATAGGCTACGTCTTCAGCCAATTCAGCCTGTTCAGTCCCTTTGAATGGCTACggtatgctttggtatcatgcctcttttaaaCAACATTcttccagtcagtaaagccctttgtaagaaGCTAGAGCAGAGGCAGCAGAGGCAAGTGGCAAATAACctgcatcctcagatggcaagtagctcagccattcatatttttttcctcccaCTGAGAACtgtacttcagctgttttcctccaaaggcaCATTGGGGATAGTTATCTCTGGTGCAAACCAGCTATTTTGGAGTAGGCAACACTTTCTACTCGTCATCTGCAAGGGCATCACCATTAATGACTTTGTTTTTTCTCTAACTATCAACGTTTATCacaggctttccaatttacaatcaaattaCCTTTCACAGATATTCTATGCTTACCCGACCCTGTgtttttaatattaatattttaaGCAGCAGCTGCAATCAGTCTTTCTCCACTACAACCCAATGACAACTTGTTacaaataatgactcaaatggcttccTAACGTTGTCAAAGATATCATAGTCTACTTATTATGCATGAGCTTTAGGTCTATATGTTGTAAAGCGGTTGGCTTTCTGTTGATAGGGACGTCTCAAGCGCCCAGCACTGCGCGGGCTTAATGGTCACGTTTGTGATGGCACATTACTGTGCAGGCTGCGcagcgcacacgcactcgcacactttgccatttcgatgcttttttctaaccagaatgcattgtaatttccGTTAAGCAATATGCCGTCATGAACATGGCGAATCACTTGCGATGTTGACTGAGTttcgttctctcccacgagtcgctcCACTTGCGCTATTAATTAATATTGTTCATTCGCAAAAACACGAAGGCAAAAATAGAACACAGCACATAATTGCAAAGGGCGTTTCAGAGGTTTTGAGTTGTGTATGTttatttcagttggtcatattagGCGTTAAAATAGCagggcatttaaaaaaaagaaaacatctgaTGGAATTATCAAGGTCTAGACCTTGCTGGCCTCAAACATGcctacggccatgtgtgtgtgtgtgtgtgtgtgtgtgcgtgcgcgcgcgcgtgcgtgcatgcgcgcatgtgtgcttttgtgcctGTATGCTTGTGCTTAAAgtataatcgtgattatgatttttccccataatcgtgcagccctactttgccaccaaatgtacacagtaaaattAGTAGtgttaaaaatgcagtgttgaaaTATACAGTGTTAAAAATGACACTTCAAGTGTTAATTTAACTCTAGTCAGTGTTCAGCTGCTCCTAGAGTCAGAGTGGAACATCAGAGTTGTAGCCCATTTACTCTGAGGAGAGTTCATATTTACCACGCCCCTAAATCCCCGGATGTTTCAGTTGGATGGATTTACTTCAGCTATGCGGTGGTGGTGGTTCGTTGGATTACAAAGTACCTCAAGGTGAGTTTTCAGAGTTTGTTACTGTGCTCTTTACATTTAAATAGTGACAATTGGATCACCACAGAAAAATGTTAGCCTAATTAGTGGTACAATTATTTGGACAATGTGTACTTCAGATTTGTCATTTTGGCTAGAGATGTTTTTCGCGCTAAAAAAAAATAACGTTAGCTAGCAACCTAGCTAATATATAGACCTAGCTGGTATCAGCCCATTCGTTTCACTATTATAGCCTAACGTGAGTGTAAAATGATGTGTGAAGTATTTCATAAAGGCTACTTTTAAGGTATGGGATCTTAAAAATGACTTGTCATAATACAGCAGTGCCAGCGTGCTGCCAAGAATTAGCAGCGTTAGCGGGGAGGGGAATCTCCGGACGAAGCATGACACTGAAGCAAATACAATCTTTTCTACTTGCAGAATTGCACAATAATGCTGGTGAAAGTACGTTACAAGTCGGAACAGAAGTTTGTTCGAGTGACAGAGCCGACATTGCATGTCTTTCTGAAAGACGGTAGGTGCAAGATTTCTGAGGTTGTGCATCAGATTTGTATTCCTCTGAACCATTTTCACTGTGAAAATTACAATGTTTGGCGCGGTCATTGAAAGGCATCGGTAATAGCTAGTATTAGTCCCAAGCCAAAAACTGGAAAGCAAGGCACCCTTTTCATCAAGCGGTTGTCTAGTCTAGAGCGCGCGGACCTCCCTGCCTGCACAGAATACGTAGAGCATTGCTTTGCAAGCATTTGCAACCACTTCATTATAAGCAGGTCGATTTAGTCGGAGACGCGGTGTGGAAACAAACTTGTGTGAGACTGTCTtcaggatgtcaaacgtgaggtgGACTTAATCCATGCGGTGTATGATAGTGTCTCGGCTATTTGGTTTGTCAGCAAGTCGGGGAAATTGTCGATTTTCACCTAGAAGTccgcaggcagtttttgacacatggTCGTGCTTGGATAGCGATTGCGTTGCATAATCGGACAACTCCAGGAGTCGTGCATTTATGGCGTTATGCAATGTAATCATCTCTATCCGAGCGTGAACATCTGTGTCGGACATGAAAACACCTTCAGTCGAAACTCCTACAAGGTCAC is a window encoding:
- the LOC134443300 gene encoding Fc receptor-like protein 3, encoding MKTPNRDLVGVSTEGVFMSDTDVHARIEMITLHNAINARLLELSDYATQSLSKHDHVSKTACGLLDPPKAAVSVGPPQGPYYPGDQVTLRCDIGGTSQASWETYNWYKNNDNIPDETIQTITNSLPNNAGVYQFKCQGRSENRPNNSLISDPLSITVKALPTAEVVVVFPQSPFYPGEKVTLTCDVAGYQDRSHYIWYNGNNQIHNKNNKTITISLPNEAGQYTSLPTAEVVVVSPRSPFYPGDTVTLRCAIAGYQDRSHYRWYNSNNVIPNKNSETISISLPNEAGQYTCDGRISDRQIYSHQSGPATISTTALPTAEVIVSPQSPYYSGETVTLRCAIAEYQDRSQFTRWYKDNNLISNRNSKTITISLPNEAGQYTCDGRISDRPTYSLRSGPATISTTALPTAEVIVSPQSPYYSGETVTLRCAIAGYQDRSQFTRWYKDNNLMNRKNRKTITISLPSEAGQYTSFPAAEVVILSPQSPYYPGETVTLGCDIAEHQDWSQYIWYKGDNQVPNKNSKTITISLPNDAGQYTCEGHRKKRPLQSQQSGSSTISATALPTATVSVVSPQGPYYPGDQVTLRCDIAEHTDWDKYYWYRDSSYIDLVRYQSSSISLPDQIGQHQFTCEGRRSSRPHKSQHSKPTSVTVTDLPTPTVSVKPEGPVFTGETVTMTCVIESLGGWTYQWYKGSSRVPVSEGNTFTITSAAESDEGQYWCQGKRRQRPKTSQRSSSITLDVKESKPQLTFTKSQLFTGDSVTLTCKLGIRSGLEFYWYKDTQTNTPVAQTFLNSYSISSAKLSDGGQYWCRAGRGYPVYYTQYSNEVLLNVTEMAKAVVSVSSQSWLNEGNSVKLSCKVEKSSAGWRFKWFKITLYNLETNYQWNQLLPDSSTGAGGSYTLRPAALRHTGVYVCRAERGEPAFQTEFSQPQPLWVTGSSPDASVINHSNWTQIFTYEPLSLSCGAQGKSTGWSLMRFTGRGGGSRCPPGWRQETGSTCSTSSASTSDSGVYWCQSESGEQSNAVNTTVHDGDVILESPVHPVTEGDPLTLRCRYRNQPSNISADFYKDGTLLHTSSTGEMTIPAVSKSHEGLYKCSNPERGESPESWITVMPKMTGSYSGSSISTVAVGVLVGLVIASALVILLVLLYHKRKSKGKKNE